CCTACAAAGCGATTGCCGAAAACCCTGAGAAACGGATTTTCCTGTTAAGCGAAATGATCCACAATCCCGACGTGAACAGAGATCTGCTCGATCGCGGCGTTCAGTTTATTATGGATACAAAAGGCAACCAGCTGATCGCGTGGGAAACATTGACGACCGAAGATATTGTGATAGTCCCAGCCTTTGGAACTACCGTAGAAAATCAGCAGAAATTGGCTGAACTCGGCATTAACTCATATGTGTACGACACGACTTGTCCGTTTGTAGAAAAGGTATGGAACCGCGCTGCGCAGATCGGAGAGAAGGATTACACGATCGTCGTGCACGGAAAACCGAAACATGAAGAGACCCGGGCTACATTTTCGCACAGTAAGGAAAATGCGCCGACGGTTGTGGTAGAGAATATGGCGCAAGCCGAGCGGCTGGCGGAGTATATGACAGGGTCCAGGCCAACTGAGCAGTTTTATACGGATTTTGAAGGTCAATATTCAGAAGGATTTGATCCGGCTAAGGACCTGCAACGCATTGGCGTAGTGAACCAGACCACCATGCTGGCCTCGGACACGCAGGGGATTTCAGATTACCTGAAAAACATGATGATCCGACATTACAACCTGCTTCCGGATCAAGTGGAGGCGCATTTTGCCAATACCCGCGATACACTTTGTTATGCTACCAATGATAATCAGGATGCTACCTATGCGTTGTTGACGCGGGAGGCGGATCTGGTAATCGTGGCGGGAGGTTATAACAGCTCCAATACCTCACATCTGGTCGAGCTTTGCGAGCAGAAATTGTCTACCTATTTTATCGAATCGGTGAATAAGCTGCTGGACCGCCAGCTGATCAGGCATTTTGATATGCATTTAAAAGAAGAGATCGTTTCTGAAAATTACATTCCGGAAAAAGCGCCGGTAAAGATCATGCTGACTTGCGGCGCATCCTGTCCTGACGCGGTTGTAGAGGCGATTTTGCTCCGGTTATTATCGTTTTTTGAAGGTGCCAAACCAATTGAGGAAGTGATGGAAGCGTTTTAAAGCCGGTTGTAGAAAATTTGAGACCTTTAAATCATTTAGAATTCAATGTTCCGGGTGATTCGGTGATATAAGTTAAATTAGACGGATGATTTTTACCACAAAAAATCATCCGTTTTTTATATGTCGTTATGAAAAAACCTTCTCTGCTTTCCCTCGTTTACCTGTTCTTTTTCAGCTGGTTATTCAATAGTTGCTCGTCTTTGAACGAAGTCAGGATTGCCGGCACCAATTTCGCGGATGAAATCAGTTTGTCGCAAAATCTTGTATTTACTTTTAATAAAGACCTGGTTGCCCTGGGGGACCTGAATGACTGGGATTCAACGCAGTACATTCAGTTCGAGCCTGCTGTAAAAGGCAAGTTCAAATGGACAGCGCCAAATGAACTGATTTTTTCTCCCGTTGCGGGGTTCGAACCCGCTACGTCCTACAAAGCGAATCTTACAAACCTGCTCACCAAAAAAGTAGAAGCCGAGAAAAAGTATGATATTTCCAAAGATCCGCTGGATTTCCACACACCTTTCCTGCAACTGGCGGGAACAGAAGCCTGGTGGACTATTTCGCAGGAAAGCGGCAGGCAGGAAGCAAGGCTCAAATTGCTGTTTAACTACCCGGTTAACAGGCAGGAAGTAGCAGAAAAGCTGAAAATCACCATTGCCGATCAAGCCGCAGCATTTAAAATACTTCCTTCTCCCGACGAAAAGCAGGTAATAATCGCATTAACCAATGCCGGAAAGGCGGATAATAATGACACGCCGGTAAAACTCATCATCGGGCCGGGTTTGAAAATACCGAATACCAAGTACGCTTCCAATGCGGAAATCTCCAGCAACGCGAGTTTGCCTTCGCCACTTCATTTACGAGTAATTGACATTCAAACCGGTTTCGAAAACAATGCGGGCTATGCAAGAGTGATCACCTCGCAGGAGCTTGACAAGGAGAGCATTGCCAAAGGTTTCAGCATTAATCCGGATACTGTTTCCCAAATGGAGCCGACGCAGAATGGGTTCATCATCCGCGCTGATTTTAATGAAACGGAAACATATTCGTTACTGCTTAATAAAAGCCTGAAAGGCATGCTCGGGCAGGCGCTGGAAGAGGAAACTTCGAAGGACCTGTTTTTTGGAAAACTGCCGCCTGCTATTTCATTTACCAACAAAAAAGCTGTTTACCTTCCCGGAAAAGGCTCCCGGAACATTGGCGTTCAGATCGTGAACATTCCCGAAGTACAGGTAAGAATATCGAAATTATATTCCAATAATATCCTGAGCTACATCCGCCAAAATCGCTGGAACGATTACGGTTATGTGGGCGATGAATGGCAGCAAACAGGTACTTTTCAATATAGCGACGATTGGGAAAGTGGCATGAGCGACGTGCTGGTTTTCAAGAATGTAGAAACGGAAAATTTACCCAAAAGCAAGGGATTATCTGCCCTTAATATCGCATTACCCGACGAAAACAAGCGGCAGGGCGTATATCTGGTGACGGTTCGATCTACGAATGAAGCCTATTTAAGCGCTACCAAACTGATTTCGATCTCTGATATTGGATTAATAGCCAAGCAGGGGAAAGATGAACTATGGGTTTTTGCTAATTCGATCCAGACCAACGACCCT
This Dyadobacter sp. UC 10 DNA region includes the following protein-coding sequences:
- a CDS encoding 4-hydroxy-3-methylbut-2-enyl diphosphate reductase, whose product is MKTFNIPDFYRSRIITPIKEFRRKNDKLKRDYSPTLLDFGPVQFLIARHFGFCYGVENAIDIAYKAIAENPEKRIFLLSEMIHNPDVNRDLLDRGVQFIMDTKGNQLIAWETLTTEDIVIVPAFGTTVENQQKLAELGINSYVYDTTCPFVEKVWNRAAQIGEKDYTIVVHGKPKHEETRATFSHSKENAPTVVVENMAQAERLAEYMTGSRPTEQFYTDFEGQYSEGFDPAKDLQRIGVVNQTTMLASDTQGISDYLKNMMIRHYNLLPDQVEAHFANTRDTLCYATNDNQDATYALLTREADLVIVAGGYNSSNTSHLVELCEQKLSTYFIESVNKLLDRQLIRHFDMHLKEEIVSENYIPEKAPVKIMLTCGASCPDAVVEAILLRLLSFFEGAKPIEEVMEAF